One genomic window of Arachis hypogaea cultivar Tifrunner chromosome 8, arahy.Tifrunner.gnm2.J5K5, whole genome shotgun sequence includes the following:
- the LOC112706631 gene encoding uncharacterized protein isoform X1, with protein MDDTSANEHAPHHTPPPPLVSVAPFSTAGRRLSATFQRRSSIPVPSDKPPVAWISLQGRLVNAENASSARTVGLTGEEALAWELFTPVQRFLLVAVIAVAVSESKKNKQIWNLKKSVELRDQVLSSMQQKLDDLCEQLNSTKELSTAAFNKSSNKDGELQSSEAFGAEKIKFVDCGCWHCEQHYDLFNELQGASITRDSIGNESIQCKNSFSNEEQEERRMSDLSDWASSVTSSAEIQLNNLVVEQDIYNLKRDCEEKDATIKNLTTLMKSSEAANYKRAAELEDIIRRKNSTISKLKKDLVVLEQKVMQLTRERRASFTAGESNGSSVLPQMRDNLIYDMDSTSSPSSSDSDSTPINNARDTPHYSPSARNQKSAPAKVPRSRSVSPLKEASSNRKFNATSSSSQKQLSARGDLKKSRRRSLGGAKSASGHKRWV; from the exons ATGGACGATACTTCTGCAAATGAACACGCTCCTCACCACACGCCTCCTCCGCCTCTCGTATCCGTAGCTCCCTTCTCCACCGCCGGGCGCCGCCTCTCTGCCACCTTCCAACGGCGGTCCAGCATCCCTGTCCCTTCGGATAAGCCTCCGGTGGCGTGGATATCCCTGCAGGGACGGCTGGTTAACGCCGAGAATGCCAGCTCAGCTAGAACCGTTGGGCTAACCGGAGAGGAGGCGCTTGCGTGGGAGCTCTTCACACCTGTTCAGAGGTTTCTGTTAGTTGCGGTTATTGCCGTTGCAGTTTCTGAGTCCAAGAAGAACAAGCAGATATGGAACCTTAAGAAGTCCGTTGAGCTTAGG GACCAGGTGCTATCAAGCATGCAGCAGAAGCTTGACGATCTTTGTGAGCAGTTAAACAGCACTAAAGAGCTCTCAACTGCTgccttcaacaaatcatcaaacAAGGATGGAGAATTGCAATCGAGTGAGGCATTTGGCGCTGAGAAAATCAAGTTTGTTGATTGTGGTTGTTGGCATTGTGAACAACATTACGACCTTTTCAATGAATTG CAGGGTGCATCTATTACAAGAGACTCCATTGGAAATGAGTCTATCCAATGCAAGAATTCTTTCTCTAATGAAGAACAAGAGGAACGAAGAATGTCTGATTTGTCAGATTGGGCTTCAAGTGTCACCTCTTCTGCAGAAATTCAG TTAAACAACTTGGTTGTAGAACAAGATATTTATAATCTTAAGAGGGATTGTGAAGAGAAAGATGCAACAATTAAGAATCTAACCACCCTGATGAAATCCTCTGAGGCTGCTAATTACAAG AGGGCTGCTGAACTAGAAGACATCATACGTAGGAAGAATTCGACGATCTCAAAATTAAAGAAGGATTTGGTGGTTCTAGAACAAAAG GTTATGCAGCTTACCAGAGAACGCCGAGCCTCCTTCACTGCCGGTGAATCCAACGGTAGCAGTGTGCTGCCTCAAATGAGGGACAATCTCATCTATGATATGGATAGCACTAGCAGTCCTTCATCTTCCGATTCAGATAGTACTCCAATCAACAATGCAAGAGATACTCCACATTATTCGCCTTCAGCAAGGAATCAGAAATCTGCCCCTGCAAAAGTACCTAGATCTCGATCAGTGAGTCCTCTTAAAGAAGCTTCAAGTAACAGGAAATTCAATGCAACTTCCTCTTCGAGCCAAAAGCAACTGTCAGCTCGTGGGGACttgaaaaagagtagaagaaggtcTCTTGGTGGGGCTAAGAGTGCATCTGGACATAAGAGATGGGTGTAA
- the LOC112706631 gene encoding uncharacterized protein isoform X2, with translation MDDTSANEHAPHHTPPPPLVSVAPFSTAGRRLSATFQRRSSIPVPSDKPPVAWISLQGRLVNAENASSARTVGLTGEEALAWELFTPVQRFLLVAVIAVAVSESKKNKQIWNLKKSVELRDQVLSSMQQKLDDLCEQLNSTKELSTAAFNKSSNKDGELQSSEAFGAEKIKFVDCGCWHCEQHYDLFNELGASITRDSIGNESIQCKNSFSNEEQEERRMSDLSDWASSVTSSAEIQLNNLVVEQDIYNLKRDCEEKDATIKNLTTLMKSSEAANYKRAAELEDIIRRKNSTISKLKKDLVVLEQKVMQLTRERRASFTAGESNGSSVLPQMRDNLIYDMDSTSSPSSSDSDSTPINNARDTPHYSPSARNQKSAPAKVPRSRSVSPLKEASSNRKFNATSSSSQKQLSARGDLKKSRRRSLGGAKSASGHKRWV, from the exons ATGGACGATACTTCTGCAAATGAACACGCTCCTCACCACACGCCTCCTCCGCCTCTCGTATCCGTAGCTCCCTTCTCCACCGCCGGGCGCCGCCTCTCTGCCACCTTCCAACGGCGGTCCAGCATCCCTGTCCCTTCGGATAAGCCTCCGGTGGCGTGGATATCCCTGCAGGGACGGCTGGTTAACGCCGAGAATGCCAGCTCAGCTAGAACCGTTGGGCTAACCGGAGAGGAGGCGCTTGCGTGGGAGCTCTTCACACCTGTTCAGAGGTTTCTGTTAGTTGCGGTTATTGCCGTTGCAGTTTCTGAGTCCAAGAAGAACAAGCAGATATGGAACCTTAAGAAGTCCGTTGAGCTTAGG GACCAGGTGCTATCAAGCATGCAGCAGAAGCTTGACGATCTTTGTGAGCAGTTAAACAGCACTAAAGAGCTCTCAACTGCTgccttcaacaaatcatcaaacAAGGATGGAGAATTGCAATCGAGTGAGGCATTTGGCGCTGAGAAAATCAAGTTTGTTGATTGTGGTTGTTGGCATTGTGAACAACATTACGACCTTTTCAATGAATTG GGTGCATCTATTACAAGAGACTCCATTGGAAATGAGTCTATCCAATGCAAGAATTCTTTCTCTAATGAAGAACAAGAGGAACGAAGAATGTCTGATTTGTCAGATTGGGCTTCAAGTGTCACCTCTTCTGCAGAAATTCAG TTAAACAACTTGGTTGTAGAACAAGATATTTATAATCTTAAGAGGGATTGTGAAGAGAAAGATGCAACAATTAAGAATCTAACCACCCTGATGAAATCCTCTGAGGCTGCTAATTACAAG AGGGCTGCTGAACTAGAAGACATCATACGTAGGAAGAATTCGACGATCTCAAAATTAAAGAAGGATTTGGTGGTTCTAGAACAAAAG GTTATGCAGCTTACCAGAGAACGCCGAGCCTCCTTCACTGCCGGTGAATCCAACGGTAGCAGTGTGCTGCCTCAAATGAGGGACAATCTCATCTATGATATGGATAGCACTAGCAGTCCTTCATCTTCCGATTCAGATAGTACTCCAATCAACAATGCAAGAGATACTCCACATTATTCGCCTTCAGCAAGGAATCAGAAATCTGCCCCTGCAAAAGTACCTAGATCTCGATCAGTGAGTCCTCTTAAAGAAGCTTCAAGTAACAGGAAATTCAATGCAACTTCCTCTTCGAGCCAAAAGCAACTGTCAGCTCGTGGGGACttgaaaaagagtagaagaaggtcTCTTGGTGGGGCTAAGAGTGCATCTGGACATAAGAGATGGGTGTAA